The following are encoded together in the Streptomyces rapamycinicus NRRL 5491 genome:
- a CDS encoding carbohydrate ABC transporter permease, protein MTAVSTPVPITSVPEATRRAKRRGAALGVLAWFVGIVFVLPVLWMLLTSFHSEADAATNPPSLAAPLTLDGYKDFFGVGGGASPWPALLNSVGTSLFSTCFVLLLALPAAFALSIRPVRKWTDVMFFFLSTKMLPVVAGLLPVFLFARDINFLDNVWLLVILYTSMNLPIAVWMMQSFLADIPVSIIEAAQMDGARLPTILWRVVAPIAGPGIAATSLICFIFSWNEMLFAQVLTGVVAQTAPAFLTTFVTSQGLFLAKVCAASMVISLPVLAAGFAAQDKLVQGLSLGAVK, encoded by the coding sequence ATGACCGCCGTGAGCACCCCGGTGCCCATCACATCCGTTCCGGAAGCCACCCGCCGGGCCAAGCGGCGCGGTGCCGCGCTCGGCGTGCTGGCCTGGTTCGTCGGCATCGTCTTCGTACTGCCCGTGCTGTGGATGCTGCTGACCTCGTTCCACTCCGAGGCCGACGCCGCCACCAACCCGCCGTCGCTGGCCGCTCCGCTGACCCTCGACGGGTACAAGGACTTCTTCGGTGTGGGCGGCGGGGCGAGCCCCTGGCCCGCGCTGCTCAACTCGGTGGGCACATCCCTCTTCTCCACCTGCTTCGTGCTGCTGCTGGCGCTTCCGGCGGCGTTCGCGCTGTCGATCCGGCCGGTGCGCAAGTGGACGGATGTGATGTTCTTCTTCCTGTCCACGAAGATGCTGCCGGTGGTGGCCGGACTGCTGCCGGTGTTCCTGTTCGCCAGGGACATCAACTTCCTGGACAACGTCTGGCTGCTGGTCATCCTCTACACCTCGATGAACCTGCCGATCGCGGTGTGGATGATGCAGTCCTTCCTCGCCGACATCCCGGTGTCGATCATCGAGGCCGCGCAGATGGACGGGGCTCGGCTGCCCACCATCCTGTGGCGGGTCGTGGCCCCGATCGCGGGCCCGGGCATCGCCGCCACCTCGCTGATCTGTTTCATCTTCAGCTGGAACGAGATGCTCTTCGCCCAAGTGCTCACCGGTGTGGTCGCCCAGACCGCCCCGGCGTTCCTGACCACCTTCGTCACCAGCCAGGGGCTGTTCCTGGCCAAGGTGTGCGCCGCGTCGATGGTCATTTCCCTGCCGGTGCTCGCCGCCGGTTTCGCCGCCCAGGACAAGCTGGTCCAGGGCCTGTCGCTAGGAGCCGTCAAATGA
- a CDS encoding zinc-dependent alcohol dehydrogenase family protein, with amino-acid sequence MRAAVIEAPGKVTVATVADPTPGPREVVVDVAACGLCGTDLHILQGEFAPTLPIVPGHEFAGEVVGLGSDVTELAVGDRVAVDPSLHCHECRYCRIGRGNLCDNWNAIGVSVPGGAAEFAVAPVANCVKLPEQVDVADAALIEPLSCAVRGYDVLNGNLGAEVLIYGSGTMGLMMLELAKRTGATSVDMLDVNAERLSTATTLGCSRSAASADELDQPRGWDVVIDATGNQAAIQDGLGRVAKAGTFLQFGVSDYATRATIEPYKIYNQEITITGSMAVLHSYERAAGLFASGVLDPKIFISHRMPLDEYPKALEQFKAGVGRKIVVVP; translated from the coding sequence ATGAGGGCCGCAGTCATCGAAGCCCCGGGGAAGGTCACCGTCGCCACTGTCGCGGACCCCACCCCGGGCCCCCGTGAGGTCGTGGTGGATGTGGCGGCCTGCGGGCTGTGCGGCACCGATCTGCACATCCTGCAAGGGGAGTTCGCGCCCACGCTGCCGATCGTCCCCGGGCATGAGTTCGCCGGTGAGGTCGTCGGTCTGGGCAGCGATGTCACCGAGTTGGCGGTGGGCGACCGGGTCGCCGTGGACCCGTCCCTGCACTGCCACGAGTGCCGCTACTGCCGGATCGGCCGGGGCAACCTGTGCGACAACTGGAACGCGATCGGGGTCAGCGTCCCCGGCGGGGCCGCCGAGTTCGCGGTGGCCCCGGTGGCCAACTGCGTCAAGCTGCCCGAGCAGGTGGACGTGGCCGACGCGGCCCTCATCGAGCCGCTGTCCTGCGCGGTGCGCGGCTATGACGTGCTCAACGGCAACCTGGGCGCCGAGGTGCTCATCTACGGCTCCGGCACCATGGGGCTGATGATGCTGGAGCTGGCCAAGCGGACCGGCGCCACCAGCGTGGACATGCTCGATGTCAACGCCGAGCGGCTGTCCACCGCCACCACCCTCGGCTGCTCCCGGTCCGCCGCCTCGGCGGACGAGCTGGACCAGCCGCGGGGCTGGGACGTGGTCATCGACGCCACCGGCAACCAGGCCGCCATTCAGGACGGCCTGGGCCGGGTGGCCAAGGCCGGAACGTTCCTGCAGTTCGGTGTCTCCGACTACGCGACGCGGGCCACCATCGAGCCGTACAAGATCTACAACCAGGAGATCACCATCACCGGCTCGATGGCCGTGCTGCACAGCTATGAGCGTGCCGCCGGGCTGTTCGCGAGCGGGGTGCTGGACCCGAAGATCTTCATCAGCCACCGGATGCCGCTGGACGAGTACCCCAAGGCGCTCGAACAGTTCAAGGCGGGTGTGGGCCGGAAGATCGTGGTCGTCCCGTAA
- a CDS encoding NAD(P)/FAD-dependent oxidoreductase: protein MGKGDAVVVGGGLAGTLAAGALLGHVDTVTLVERDRYPDRPAFRKGVPQGRHLHVFLSGGRRALEELFPGLNGELEAAGAHRLEAPRDVITKGGNGWQRRFHEGRHATTSCTRALFDATVRARVLAEAEGSGTRVEVLQGTEATGLLGGADRVTGVRVRARDAGRAERELPADLVVDASGRGSRAPKWLAELGAPVPREEVVDAGIGYCTQEFRPAEPLDMVMVIQPRPDCPRGAAWSPVEGGHWLLTLSGVRGQHPPTEGSEVPGFVKSLGEPALYQHLLTCEPVSPPYGFRDTSNRRRHYDAPGGVPEGFLALSDAACTFNPIYGQGMAVAALSGLALRGCLAEGGLRPGFAAAAQRAVARASDTAWLTAVGADRPYATDADATPPGAAERLRSWYFGRLADRAAIDPVVGAAFRDVTYLAAGPSRLLSPSVTLRTVLLPRARGLTDPPLRVES, encoded by the coding sequence ATGGGCAAGGGCGACGCGGTGGTGGTGGGTGGGGGCCTCGCGGGCACGCTGGCGGCGGGCGCGCTCCTCGGCCACGTCGACACGGTCACCCTGGTGGAGCGCGACCGCTACCCGGACCGGCCCGCCTTCCGCAAGGGCGTGCCCCAGGGCCGCCATCTGCATGTCTTCCTCAGCGGCGGGCGGCGCGCCCTGGAGGAGCTGTTCCCCGGGCTGAACGGCGAGTTGGAGGCGGCGGGCGCGCACCGTCTGGAGGCGCCGCGCGATGTGATCACCAAGGGCGGCAACGGCTGGCAGCGCCGCTTCCACGAGGGCAGACACGCCACCACCAGCTGCACCCGGGCGCTGTTCGACGCCACCGTACGGGCGCGGGTGCTCGCCGAGGCCGAGGGGTCCGGGACCCGGGTGGAGGTGCTCCAGGGCACCGAGGCCACCGGGCTGCTCGGCGGCGCGGACCGGGTCACCGGCGTACGGGTGCGGGCGCGGGACGCCGGGCGCGCCGAGCGGGAGTTACCGGCCGATCTGGTCGTCGACGCCTCGGGGCGCGGCTCGCGCGCCCCCAAGTGGCTGGCGGAGCTGGGCGCTCCGGTGCCGCGCGAGGAGGTCGTCGACGCCGGGATCGGCTACTGCACGCAAGAGTTCCGGCCCGCCGAGCCGCTGGACATGGTGATGGTCATCCAGCCGCGCCCGGACTGTCCGCGTGGCGCGGCCTGGTCCCCGGTCGAGGGCGGCCACTGGCTGCTGACGCTGTCGGGGGTGCGCGGTCAGCATCCGCCGACCGAGGGCTCGGAGGTGCCCGGCTTCGTCAAGTCCCTGGGCGAGCCCGCGCTGTACCAGCATCTGCTGACCTGTGAGCCGGTGTCCCCGCCGTACGGGTTCCGCGACACCTCCAACCGCCGCCGCCACTACGACGCCCCGGGCGGGGTGCCCGAGGGGTTTCTCGCGCTCTCGGACGCCGCCTGCACCTTCAACCCGATCTACGGTCAGGGCATGGCGGTGGCCGCCCTCAGCGGGCTGGCCCTGCGCGGCTGCCTGGCCGAGGGGGGCCTGCGGCCCGGTTTCGCGGCCGCGGCGCAGCGCGCCGTGGCCAGGGCGAGCGACACCGCCTGGCTGACCGCCGTCGGCGCGGACCGCCCGTACGCCACGGACGCGGACGCCACGCCGCCGGGGGCGGCCGAGCGGCTGCGGAGCTGGTACTTCGGGCGGCTCGCGGACCGGGCGGCGATCGACCCGGTGGTCGGCGCGGCGTTCCGCGATGTCACCTATCTCGCGGCGGGCCCGTCCCGGCTGCTGTCCCCTTCGGTCACCCTGCGAACGGTGCTGCTGCCGAGGGCCCGGGGCCTGACGGACCCGCCCCTGCGGGTGGAGAGCTGA
- a CDS encoding HpcH/HpaI aldolase family protein: protein MNTSPADFAARLRARRRIIGYWVVLDNPVGTERLAGLGYDYICVDAQHGLLDYKGTLGAMTAIDARGTAAGMVRVPGNDGFWIGQALDAGARGVIVPLVNTAEEAAAAVSYCRYPPLGVRSYGPMRSGLRVGPAPAESNRQVACVVMIETAQGLANAAEICATDGLDGVYIGPSDLTIALGGRTSTDTSVAEEFEAALAKVAEEARTAGIAAGIHCPDGATAAGRLAQGFTFATVSSDLAHLEQAAAAHLRDANG from the coding sequence ATGAACACTTCCCCCGCCGACTTCGCGGCCCGGCTGCGCGCCCGCAGGCGGATCATCGGCTACTGGGTCGTCCTCGACAATCCCGTCGGCACCGAGCGCCTGGCCGGGCTCGGCTACGACTACATCTGCGTCGACGCCCAGCACGGCCTCCTCGACTACAAGGGCACCCTCGGCGCGATGACCGCAATCGACGCCCGTGGCACCGCCGCCGGGATGGTGCGCGTCCCGGGCAACGACGGCTTCTGGATCGGCCAGGCCCTCGACGCCGGCGCCCGCGGGGTGATCGTCCCGCTGGTCAACACCGCCGAGGAGGCGGCCGCCGCGGTGAGCTACTGCCGCTACCCCCCGCTCGGAGTGCGCTCCTACGGCCCGATGCGCTCGGGTCTGCGCGTCGGCCCCGCCCCGGCCGAGTCCAACCGGCAAGTGGCCTGCGTCGTGATGATCGAGACGGCCCAGGGGCTGGCCAACGCCGCGGAGATCTGCGCCACGGACGGGCTCGACGGCGTCTACATCGGCCCCTCCGACCTCACCATCGCGCTCGGCGGCCGCACTTCGACGGACACGTCGGTGGCGGAGGAGTTCGAGGCGGCGCTGGCGAAGGTCGCCGAGGAGGCAAGGACCGCGGGCATCGCCGCCGGTATCCACTGCCCCGACGGGGCCACCGCCGCGGGGCGCCTGGCCCAGGGCTTCACCTTCGCCACGGTCAGCAGCGACCTGGCCCACCTGGAGCAGGCGGCGGCCGCGCATCTGCGTGACGCGAACGGCTGA
- a CDS encoding DeoR/GlpR family DNA-binding transcription regulator, giving the protein MRQEVGAEERRRLRAGDRRELIARMIQTDGTVVVEELARSLEVTPSTIRRDLALLTEQGTIARTYGGAMSAGHTAEPTLGQRSGLAVAEKDRIGRWAAARIGPGDTVVLDAGTTTGRLAHHLRARAELTVITCGLTALRELAESDGIELITLGGTLRHVSQGFVGPLAELALSRLTADKVFLGADGLDARLGICEASLQQTSLKEMMADRGKEVYVLADSSKLGQSPFTAWAPLDRPWTLVTDSGATDDQLGPFRALPDTEVITV; this is encoded by the coding sequence ATGCGTCAGGAGGTCGGAGCGGAGGAGCGCAGGCGGCTGCGCGCCGGGGACCGCCGGGAACTGATCGCCCGGATGATCCAGACCGATGGCACGGTCGTCGTGGAGGAGCTGGCCCGCTCGCTGGAGGTGACGCCCTCCACCATCCGCCGGGATCTCGCGCTCCTCACCGAACAGGGCACCATCGCCCGGACCTACGGCGGTGCGATGAGCGCGGGTCACACCGCCGAGCCCACCCTGGGACAGCGCAGCGGACTCGCGGTCGCCGAGAAGGACCGCATAGGACGCTGGGCGGCCGCGCGGATCGGACCGGGCGACACCGTCGTCCTGGACGCCGGCACCACCACCGGACGGCTCGCCCACCATCTGCGCGCCCGCGCCGAACTGACCGTGATCACCTGCGGGCTCACCGCGCTGCGCGAGCTGGCCGAGTCGGACGGCATCGAGCTGATCACCCTCGGCGGGACCCTGCGCCATGTCAGCCAGGGGTTCGTCGGGCCGCTCGCCGAGCTGGCCCTGTCCCGGCTGACCGCGGACAAGGTGTTCCTCGGCGCCGACGGGCTGGACGCGCGGCTGGGGATATGCGAGGCGAGCCTCCAGCAGACCTCGCTCAAGGAGATGATGGCCGACCGCGGCAAGGAGGTGTACGTCCTCGCCGACAGCAGCAAGCTGGGCCAGTCCCCGTTCACCGCCTGGGCCCCGCTGGACCGGCCGTGGACGCTGGTCACCGACAGCGGGGCCACCGATGACCAGCTCGGTCCGTTCCGGGCGCTGCCCGACACCGAAGTGATCACCGTCTGA
- a CDS encoding snapalysin family zinc-dependent metalloprotease, which produces MRSSKFIRALPAAVTAVLALTAGQAVAAPAAPAEHTAAARTVTYDASGAAEFKDAVAKGAAVWNESVVNVQLKPVASGQRANVRIIADNGWPRTLSTGLGSGTIYFGREAVDEGYNTVRISSHELGHILGLPDMKPGPCSSLMSGSTAGVSCTNPNPNAAEKAEVEDSFGLVGAGATAAATPRMYRD; this is translated from the coding sequence GTGAGATCCAGCAAGTTCATACGTGCCTTACCCGCCGCGGTGACAGCGGTGCTCGCCCTGACGGCCGGACAGGCCGTGGCCGCCCCCGCCGCCCCGGCGGAGCACACCGCCGCCGCGCGGACGGTGACGTACGACGCCAGCGGGGCCGCCGAGTTCAAGGACGCCGTGGCCAAGGGCGCGGCGGTCTGGAACGAGAGCGTGGTCAACGTCCAGCTGAAGCCGGTCGCGTCCGGACAGCGGGCCAACGTCCGCATCATCGCGGACAACGGCTGGCCCCGTACCCTCTCGACCGGTCTGGGCAGCGGCACGATCTACTTCGGCCGCGAGGCCGTCGACGAGGGCTACAACACGGTGCGGATCTCCTCGCACGAGCTGGGCCACATCCTCGGTCTGCCGGACATGAAGCCGGGGCCGTGCTCGAGCCTGATGTCCGGCTCCACCGCCGGGGTCTCCTGCACCAACCCCAACCCGAACGCCGCCGAGAAGGCCGAGGTCGAGGACAGCTTCGGCCTCGTGGGCGCGGGCGCGACGGCCGCCGCGACGCCGCGGATGTACCGGGACTGA
- the recQ gene encoding DNA helicase RecQ has product MALPDTGTGPDTSDDAPGPETSEALGVLHRVFGYDSFRGGQQEIIDHVVAGGDALVLMPTGGGKSLCYQIPALVRKGVGVVVSPLIALMQDQVDALRNLGVRAGFLNSTQDLDERRMVEAEFLAGELDLLYLAPERLRVEHTLRLLDRGQISLFAIDEAHCVAQWGHDFRPDYLALSELHERWPTVPRIALTATATEATHTEIASRLKLQDALHFVASFDRPNIQYRIAPKNEPKKQLLELLRTEHPGEAGIVYCLSRSSVEKTAEFLVAQGIDAVPYHAGLDARTRAEHQARFLREDGLVVVATIAFGMGIDKPDVRFVAHLDLPKSVEGYYQETGRAGRDGQPSTAWLAYGLQDVVQQRKMIDTSEGDDTHRRRLGAHLDAMLALCETVECRRVGLLAYFGQQSTPCGNCDTCLTPPESWDGTIPAQKLLSTVVRLKRERNQKFGAGQIIDILLGKKTAKVIQFDHDALSVFGIGTELREAEWRGVARQLLAQGVLGVEGDYGTLVLTDASSEVLNRQREVRLRREPEKASRTAKAKTGGSGKAKKAPVDLPEEAVPVFERLRAWRAATAKEQGVPAYVVFHDATLREIATRAPATLEELGTVSGVGENKLVKYGQGILDTLAS; this is encoded by the coding sequence ATGGCTCTCCCCGACACCGGCACCGGCCCCGACACGAGCGACGACGCGCCCGGCCCCGAGACGAGCGAGGCGCTCGGCGTTCTGCACCGCGTCTTCGGTTACGACTCGTTCCGGGGAGGGCAGCAGGAGATCATCGACCATGTGGTGGCCGGTGGTGACGCGCTCGTCCTCATGCCGACCGGCGGTGGCAAATCGCTGTGCTACCAGATCCCGGCGCTGGTGCGGAAGGGCGTCGGCGTCGTCGTCTCCCCCCTGATCGCGCTGATGCAGGACCAGGTCGACGCGTTGCGGAACCTCGGGGTGCGGGCCGGGTTCCTCAACTCCACCCAGGACTTGGACGAGCGGCGGATGGTCGAGGCCGAGTTCCTCGCGGGCGAGCTGGACCTGCTCTATCTCGCCCCGGAGCGGCTGCGGGTCGAGCACACGCTGCGGCTGCTGGACCGGGGCCAGATCTCGCTGTTCGCCATCGACGAGGCGCACTGCGTGGCCCAGTGGGGGCACGATTTCCGGCCCGACTATCTGGCCCTGTCCGAGCTGCACGAGCGCTGGCCCACCGTGCCCCGGATCGCGCTGACCGCGACCGCCACCGAGGCCACCCACACCGAGATCGCGTCCCGGCTGAAGCTCCAGGACGCACTGCACTTCGTGGCCAGCTTCGACCGCCCGAACATCCAGTACCGGATCGCTCCCAAGAACGAGCCGAAGAAGCAGCTGCTGGAGCTGTTGCGCACCGAGCACCCGGGCGAGGCGGGGATCGTCTACTGCCTGTCCCGCTCCTCGGTCGAGAAGACGGCCGAGTTCCTGGTGGCCCAGGGCATCGACGCGGTGCCGTACCACGCGGGGCTGGACGCGCGGACCCGCGCCGAGCACCAGGCGCGCTTCCTGCGCGAGGACGGTCTGGTCGTGGTGGCCACGATCGCGTTCGGCATGGGGATCGACAAGCCCGATGTGCGGTTCGTGGCCCATCTGGACCTGCCCAAGTCCGTGGAGGGCTACTACCAGGAGACCGGCCGGGCCGGGCGTGATGGACAGCCCTCCACCGCATGGCTGGCGTACGGGCTCCAGGACGTGGTCCAGCAGCGGAAGATGATCGACACCTCCGAGGGCGACGACACCCATCGGCGCCGCCTCGGCGCCCATCTCGACGCGATGCTGGCGCTGTGCGAGACGGTGGAGTGCCGCCGGGTGGGGCTGCTGGCGTACTTCGGCCAGCAGTCCACCCCCTGTGGCAACTGCGACACCTGCCTCACGCCCCCGGAGTCCTGGGACGGCACCATCCCCGCGCAGAAGCTGCTGTCCACGGTGGTGCGGCTCAAGCGGGAGCGCAACCAGAAGTTCGGCGCGGGGCAGATCATCGACATCCTGCTCGGCAAGAAGACGGCCAAGGTCATCCAGTTCGACCATGACGCGCTGTCGGTGTTCGGCATCGGGACCGAGCTGCGCGAGGCCGAATGGCGAGGGGTGGCACGGCAGTTGCTGGCCCAGGGCGTGCTCGGCGTCGAGGGGGACTACGGCACGCTGGTGCTCACCGACGCGAGCTCGGAGGTGCTGAACCGGCAGCGCGAGGTCAGGCTGCGGCGCGAGCCGGAGAAGGCCTCGCGCACCGCGAAGGCGAAGACGGGGGGCTCGGGGAAGGCCAAGAAGGCCCCGGTGGATCTGCCCGAGGAGGCCGTGCCGGTCTTCGAGCGGCTGCGCGCCTGGCGGGCGGCGACCGCGAAGGAGCAGGGCGTCCCCGCGTATGTGGTCTTCCACGACGCCACCCTGCGCGAGATCGCGACCCGCGCCCCGGCCACGCTCGAGGAGCTCGGCACGGTGAGCGGGGTCGGCGAGAACAAGCTGGTGAAGTACGGGCAGGGGATTCTGGACACCCTGGCGTCCTGA
- a CDS encoding OmpL47-type beta-barrel domain-containing protein yields the protein MVLGLSSGTATVAYGQDDTRQAAQQTLTWTAGDDITKYASAPTTAVAGKATIVFENSTATGNTMGMPHTLTFDVSDPEYNNDVPLNILANPSDDSGGKHTAEVTLSPGRYRYHCTIPGHGQMQGILVVTDGGGGEDTTGPETTAKVEGEKNADGAYIGMATVTVSATDEGSGVDRIEFAEGDGAFQPYTAPVMVHQVGQHTIRYRAVDKAGNVSEVKSVDFTVVAPPTDDSTPPETSATVSGEKDPSGAYIGMATVTVTASDTGSGVNRIDYALGQGEFQPYTGPVMVHDAGAHTVRFRAADKAGNVSEVKSVDFTVVVPPAEDTIPPVTSAQVDGTKNSDGAYVGSAKVTLTAADDDSGVEKVEYSLDSGPYLAYATPVVVDRVGRHTVAYRATDKAGNTSEAQAIAFTVAEGGGVPAPACPEWDERLTVIVGTVDTGVPNRITRSRCTINELIEDEKDWSSHALFLKHVTAVTDKLLADGVVDQREYRLINKAAKQSGIGKPGQDEGYRPLFDGTRKSFDKWQHVGGGAFGLNDDGSMTSDTSVEGMGMLWFPQRTYDDFSLKLQFRDDAPGTGNANGGVFVRFPYVHDHPEESRPEWVAIKYGHEVQILDRPDGDMYKTGSIYGFDRVGLAGAGVTPKGSWNDYEIRVVGQHYSIYRNGVLLNEFENTGGQEFTPPRSDDPGTDGRRYSSGYIGLQVHSTDDVISYRDIRIKEL from the coding sequence ATGGTCCTCGGGCTGAGCTCGGGGACGGCGACGGTGGCCTACGGGCAGGACGACACCCGGCAGGCCGCCCAGCAGACCCTCACCTGGACCGCGGGTGACGACATCACCAAGTACGCCTCGGCGCCCACCACCGCGGTCGCCGGCAAGGCCACCATCGTCTTCGAGAACAGCACGGCCACCGGCAACACCATGGGGATGCCGCACACCCTGACGTTCGATGTCTCCGACCCCGAGTACAACAACGACGTCCCGCTGAACATCCTCGCCAACCCCTCGGACGACAGCGGCGGCAAGCACACCGCCGAGGTCACCCTCAGCCCCGGCCGCTACCGCTACCACTGCACCATCCCCGGCCACGGCCAGATGCAGGGCATCCTGGTGGTCACCGACGGCGGCGGGGGCGAGGACACCACCGGGCCCGAGACCACTGCGAAGGTCGAGGGCGAGAAGAACGCGGACGGCGCCTACATCGGGATGGCCACCGTCACCGTGTCCGCCACCGACGAGGGCTCCGGCGTGGACCGGATCGAGTTCGCCGAGGGCGACGGCGCGTTCCAGCCGTACACCGCCCCGGTGATGGTCCACCAGGTCGGGCAGCACACCATCCGTTACCGGGCCGTGGACAAGGCGGGGAACGTGTCGGAGGTGAAGTCGGTGGACTTCACCGTGGTGGCGCCGCCGACGGACGACTCCACACCGCCGGAGACCTCCGCCACCGTCTCCGGTGAGAAGGACCCGTCCGGCGCGTACATCGGGATGGCCACCGTGACCGTCACCGCCTCCGACACCGGCTCCGGGGTCAACCGGATCGACTACGCCCTGGGCCAGGGGGAGTTCCAGCCCTACACCGGTCCGGTGATGGTCCATGACGCGGGCGCGCACACGGTGCGCTTCCGGGCGGCGGACAAGGCGGGGAACGTGTCGGAGGTGAAGTCGGTGGACTTCACGGTGGTGGTACCGCCGGCCGAGGACACCATCCCGCCGGTGACCTCCGCGCAGGTCGACGGCACCAAGAACTCCGACGGCGCCTATGTGGGCAGCGCCAAGGTCACGCTCACCGCCGCGGACGACGACTCCGGGGTGGAGAAGGTCGAGTACTCCCTGGACAGCGGTCCGTATCTCGCCTACGCCACCCCCGTGGTGGTGGACCGGGTGGGCCGTCACACCGTGGCGTACCGCGCCACCGACAAGGCGGGGAACACCTCGGAGGCGCAGGCGATCGCCTTCACCGTGGCCGAGGGCGGCGGGGTGCCCGCACCCGCGTGTCCGGAGTGGGACGAGCGCCTCACGGTGATCGTCGGCACGGTGGACACCGGCGTCCCCAACCGCATCACCCGCAGCCGCTGCACCATCAATGAGCTGATCGAGGACGAGAAGGACTGGTCCTCCCACGCCCTCTTCCTCAAGCACGTCACCGCCGTCACCGACAAGCTGCTCGCCGACGGCGTCGTCGACCAGCGCGAGTACCGGTTGATCAACAAGGCGGCCAAGCAGTCCGGGATCGGCAAGCCCGGTCAGGACGAGGGCTACCGCCCGCTGTTCGACGGCACCAGGAAGTCCTTCGACAAGTGGCAGCATGTGGGTGGCGGGGCCTTCGGTCTCAATGACGACGGCAGCATGACCAGCGACACCTCGGTCGAGGGCATGGGCATGCTGTGGTTCCCGCAGCGGACGTACGACGACTTCTCGCTGAAGCTGCAGTTCCGCGATGACGCACCCGGGACGGGCAACGCCAACGGAGGTGTCTTCGTGCGCTTCCCGTACGTCCATGACCACCCCGAGGAGTCCCGTCCGGAGTGGGTCGCCATCAAGTACGGGCACGAGGTGCAGATCCTCGACCGTCCGGACGGCGATATGTACAAGACCGGATCGATCTACGGATTCGACCGGGTCGGGCTGGCCGGGGCGGGGGTCACCCCCAAGGGCAGCTGGAACGACTACGAGATCCGGGTGGTGGGTCAGCACTACTCGATCTACCGCAACGGTGTGCTGCTCAATGAGTTCGAGAACACCGGCGGCCAGGAGTTCACCCCGCCGCGCTCGGACGACCCCGGCACGGACGGCCGTCGGTACTCCTCCGGGTACATCGGTCTCCAGGTCCACAGCACCGACGATGTGATCTCGTACCGCGACATCCGCATCAAGGAGCTGTAG